One Helianthus annuus cultivar XRQ/B chromosome 12, HanXRQr2.0-SUNRISE, whole genome shotgun sequence genomic region harbors:
- the LOC110901954 gene encoding myb-related transcription factor, partner of profilin-like yields the protein MSSSEGSNIYDDVDPMTPSSDDDYIPEVQVITSDSETGSDSDMDDFQPFAYLGDIVDDDVLAVPPPLNDIMIIGHPEGEHIVEIIPLDVLPLAMVPFVDLDEDDDDIVPVIPVEHIDDDLGDGDVYDVVILDIASPVVSVIDISSDADTDSYASSYASVTSSALQALGLQRNADLELDDVLPDEPVVPTPNHIASILPQTDHTDEAGPSGHAHIPPSEPLIAPHSPPHVMPVTDPYHPSHYPSVTTELCARVLTLEHQIDFIVRRVHELEEEFLHLEALVFLTPSPPAHSPPHAPPPPPPELPPLPPLPPQIPPVDLPARVLTLEQQMIFLHRLVHDMEDRVSHVYRALFPVPPPVFPPP from the coding sequence ATGTCTTCATCCGAAGGAAGTAACATTTATGATGACGTGGATCCTATGACACCTTCTTCAGATGATGATTACATACCCGAGGTTCAGGTCATTACATCGGATAGTGAGACGGGATCTGATAGCGATATGGATGATTTTCAGCCGTTTGCATATCTAGGGGATATTGTTGACGATGATGTATTAGCTGTACCTCCACCACTCAATGACATAATGATTATAGGTCACCCGGAGGGTGAACATATAGTCGAGATTATACCTTTGGATGTACTTCCTCTTGCTATGGTGCCTTTCGTCGACCTTGACGAGGATGATGACGACATTGTCCCGGTGATTCCCGTAGAGCATATAGATGATGACTTGGGAGACGGAGATGTTTATGATGTGGTTATCTTAGATATTGCATCACCGGTGGTCTCGGTGATCGATATTTCTTCGGATGCAGATACAGACTCATATGCTTCTTCTTATGCATCTGTTACCTCATCTGCACTGCAGGCCCTTGGCCTACAGCGCAACGCAGACCTTGAGTTGGATGATGTCCTACCAGATGAGCCAGTTGTCCCTACACCTAACCATATTGCCTCTATCCTACCACAGACCGACCATACTGACGAGGCAGGACCCTCTGGACATGCCCACATACCACCCAGTGAGCCTCTTATTGCGCCACACTCTCCACCTCACGTCATGCCTGTGacagatccataccacccatCGCATTACCCATCTGTTACTACCGAGTTATGTGCTCGTGTGCTGACTCTCGAGCATCAGATAGACTTCATTGTCCGTCGAGTTCATGAACTCGAGGAGGAGTTTCTTCACCTTGAGGCTTTGGTATTTTTgactccatcaccaccagctcatTCACCACCTCatgctccaccaccaccaccaccagagtTACCACCATTACCCCCACTACCACCTCAGATACCACCAGTTGACTTACCTGCTCGTGTTTTGACACTCGAGCAGCAGATGATTTTCCTTCACCGTTTGGTTCATGATATGGAGGATAGGGTTTCTCATGTTTACAGGGCATTGTTTCcggttccaccaccagtttttCCTCCACCATAG